Genomic DNA from Thermus amyloliquefaciens:
CCCCCACCACCACCTTCCCCACAAGCCCCTCGGCCCCCAGGCGCTCCAAAAGCTCCAGAAGCGCCTTGTCCTCCCTTCCCTCCGCCCTGGCCTGGGCCAGGGTGCGCCCCAGGGAAAGGGCCCAGGCCTCCACCAGGCGGACCTGGGGGCTCTTGCCCTTCCCGCTCCCTCGCAGCACCTTGCCGTCGGCCACCAGGACCTTTTCCCCTTCCAGCTCCCTTCCCGGGAAGACCTTGGCCAGGGCCTCCGCCAGGGCCTGGGGGTCCAGGCGGTGAAGGAGTTGGGTGAGGGCGGTGTGGCCCGGGGCCTTGCGCAGGCCCAGGTGGGGGAGGAGGTGGGGGTTGGCGCGGGCAAAGCGGGAGACGCCGCGCAGGGAGTCCACGCGGGAGAGGAAGGCCAAAAGAACCAGGGCCAGCAGGCCCCAGAGGGGGTAGCGGCGGTTGTGGGCCCGGGGGTCGGGAACCTGGGATAGGGCTTCGCGCAGGGTCATGGGAATCATTTACCCCAAAAGGGGTATAACGGTCAAGTCTGGGGGAGCGCGGAAGGCCCGGGAACTCCAAGAGGCCGGGGCCGGCGATCCCACGGTTCAGGAGCGCTTACGGAAGCTCAAACAGGTGGAGGCGCTCAGGAAATACCGGGTGGGCTGGCCCGAGATCCAGGAGCTTTTGGGGATCAGCCGGGCCACCTATTACCGCTGGCGGAAACGCCTCAAGGAAGAGGGCCTTGCCGGTCTTAAGCCTCGGTCAAGACGTCCTCAGCGCTTGCGGAGGAGGATTTACTGGTCTTCCGATCTGCTGATCCGGGTGGAAGCCCTAAGGAAGGAGAACCCCACCTGGGGCCGCTGGCCGATTTGGCTGACCCTAAGGAAGGAGGGCTTTGCGGTGAGCGAGCGCACCGTGGGGCGGATCCTGGCCTACCTTGAAGGGAGCGGACGCGTGGAGAGCGTGGCCAGTTTTTTGGCCAGGAGGGGAAGGGGAAAGGGAAGGGGAAGACCCAGGAGGCCCTATGCGCAAAGGAAGCCCAAGGGATACGAGGTGGGTCACCCTGGCGACCTTATCCAGGTGGATACCCTCACCGTGACCCTGGGCCCTGGGGAGACGATCCAGCACTTCTCGGCCGTCGACCTCTTCACCCGTTTCTCCCTTGCGGAAGTCCACACCCGAGCCACGGCCAACCTGGCGGCCAGCTTTCTTGCCCGCCTGATGGTGCAAGCGCCTTTTCCTATCCGTGCGGTGCAGGTGGATGGGGGCAGCGAGTTTATGTCCGATTTTGAGGAGGTCTGTGAACGTTTGGGCGTTAAGCTCTTCGTTCTTCCTCCGAGGAGCCCCAAGCTCAATGGTCACGTGGAGCGGATGCAGCGGACCTTTAGGGATGAGTTCTACACACGGCCGTTGCCTTCACAGATCCCCGAGCTCCAAAGGGAGCTTGACGCCTACCTGGACCACTACAACCGCCGGCGACCCCACCGGGCCTTGGGGGGCCTGGCCCCTTTAGAGTACCTGGCTAGAATACGGGGGGAGGCGGTCCCCACAGAGTCTCAAATGTGTTGACCGACTACACCTCCTTGACAGGGCAAAGGGGGAAGGCTAGACTAGCCTTTGGCGCTTGGGCCGCTAGCTCAACCGGTAGAGCAACCGACTCTTAATCGGTGGGTTACAGGTTCGAGTCCTGTGCGGCCCACCAAACGACCCCGGGGAACCCCCGGGGTTTTCCGTTACCATGGGGCCCATGAGGCTCCCCCGAACCCCTTTGGACCTATTGGACCTGGACCTCCCCCGGGGCGAACCCTGGGGCTACGCCTTTGCCCAAAGCCTCCTCCAAGCCCCCTGGGCCTGGCGCGCCTTGCGGCCCACCCCGGGGCTTTTGCAACTCATGGGGCAGGACCTCGAGGCCCTCTCCCGGGAACTGGAGGAGAGGCGAAGGGCGTACCCCTTGTCCGACCTGGGGGAACGCCCCCCCCACCCCGCCGAGGAGGAGGCCTTGGCCGCCCTCCTCGCCCGCAACCCCGAGGCCCTGGCCCGGGTGCTTCAGGCCCATGGCCCCTACCCCTTCGCCCTCCACCGGGCCTTCCGCTTCGGGGGGGAGGTGCGCCCCCTGCCCCAGCCCCGCCTGCCCCGGGAGGGGGAGCTCATCGGCTACGAGGCCCAGCTCCAGGCCCTGGAGGCCAACGCCAGGCGCTTTCTCTCCGGCAAACCCGCCCTGCACACCCTCCTTTACGGGGCCCGGGGCACGGGCAAGAGCACCGCGGCCAAGGGCCTCCTGCGCCTTCCCGAAGCCCGCATGGTGGAGGTGGAGCCTAAGGCCTTGGCCCACCTGGAAAGCCTCCTGGAGCGGCTTGCCCTCCTCCCCCACCGCTTCTTCCTCTTCCTGGACGACCTCTCCCTGGACCCCGAGGAGGAGGCTTTCCACCACCTGAAGGCCCTCCTGGAGGGAAGCCTCGAGGGGCCCCCGGAGAACGTCCTCCTCCTGGCCACCTCCAACCGCCGCCACCTGGTGCGCAGGACCGGGGAAAACCCGCTTCCCGGGGAAGATCCCCAGGCCTGGGACGCCCTCCAGGACACCCTGGCCCTCTCCGAGCGCTTCGGCCTGGTCCTCACCTTCCCGCCCTTTGACAAGGGCCTTTTCCTGCGGGCGGTGGCCCACCACCTGGGCCGCCCCCTGACCCCGGAAGAGGAAAGGAAGGCCCTCCGCTTCGCCCTACAAAAGGGCTTCTCCGGGCGCGTGGCCCGGCAGTTCGCCCAAAGCCTGCTCTAAGTACCCCGTCGTGGCCTAAGCCACGACGGGGGCCCCAGAAAAGCGTTGACCAGCGCCCTTCTTCCCTTGCGGCAACCTCCACGCAGCGGCTCTTAGAGCCCAGCGTACCTCAAGGCCGCCTCCACGAAGCCCGCGAAGGGAGGCGAGGGGCGCATGGGGCGGCTCTTGAACTCCGGGTGGCTCTGGAGGCCCAGGAAGAAGGGGTGGTCCTTGAGCTCAATGGCCTCCACCAGCCCCGCCCCCCGGCCCCGCATGCCCGGGGTGGTGGCGGAGATGACCAAGCCCGCCCGCTCCAGGCCGTCCACGTAGAGGGGGTTCACCTCGTAGCGGTGGCGGTGGCGTTCCAGGACCTCCTCCTTCCCGTAGAGGCGGTGGAGGAGGGTGCCGGGGCGGATGCGCATGGGCCAGTCCCCCAGGCGCATGGTGCCCCCCAGGCCCTCCACCTCCAGCTGCTCGGGCATGAGGTCAATGACCGGGTGGGGGGTATAGGGGTCAAACTCCGTGGAGTTGGCCCCCGAAAGCCCCGCCACGTTCCGGGCAAACTCAATGACCGCAATCTGCAGGCCCAAGCAGATGCCCAGGTAGGGGATCTTGCGCTCCCTGGCGTACTGGGCCGCCCGCACCTTGCCCTCGATGCCCCGCACCCCAAAGCCCCCCGGGACCAGGATGCCCGCCACGTCCCGGAAGGCCTCCTCCAGGTCCCCCCCCTCCAGGGCCTCGGCATCCACCCACTTCACCTCTACCCGGGCCCGGTTCTTGATGCCCGCGTGCTTCAGGGCCTCGAGGAGGGAAAGGTAGGCGTCCGGCATCTTCACGTACTTCCCGGCGATGGCGATCCGCACCGTGCGCTCGGGGTGCTTGAGGACCCGCACCGCCTCTTGCCAGAAGGAGAGGTTGGGGAAGACGGGCTCGAGGCCCAAGGCCCTTTCCACCGCCCGGCCCAGGCCCTGCTCCTCCAGGAGGAGGGGCACCTCGTAGAGGTGCTCCACGTTGGGGCTAGAGAAGACGTGCCCCGGGCGCACGTTGGTGAAAAGGGCCACCTTCTTGCGCACCTCCTCCGGCACCGGCTTCACCGAGCGCAGGACCACGGCGTCCGGCTGGATGCCCACGCTCCTCAGCGTGGCCACGGAGTGCTGGGTGGGCTTGGTCTTGAACTCCTCGCTGGTCTCCAGGTAGGGGACCAGGGTGAGGTGGATGTAGAAGGTGTTGGCCTCCCCCTCGTCAAAGCGGAACTGGCGGATGGCCTCCAGGAAGGGCAGGCTTTCCATGTCCCCCACCGTGCCCCCCACCTCCACCACCACCACCTCGGCCTCCTGCTCCCCCGCCACCTTGCGGATGCGCTCCTTGATCTCGTCGGTGATGTGGGGGATCACCTGCACCGTCTGGGAGAGGTACTCCCCCCGGCGCTCCTTCTGGATGACGGAAAGGTAGATCTGGCCCGTGGTGAGGTTGTTGCCCCGGGAGAGGTCCAGATCCAAGAAACGCTCGTAGTGGCCGATGTCCAGATCGGTTTCCGCCCCGTCGGCGGTGACGAAGACCTCCCCGTGCTCGTAGGGGCGCATGGTGCCCGCGTCCACGTTCACGTAGGGGTCAATCTTGATGGCCGTGACCCGGTAGCCCCGGGCCCGGAAGAGGGCCCCCAGGGAGGAGGTGAGGATGCCCTTCCCCAGGCTGGACACCACACCCCCGGTCACGAACACGTACTTTCTCGGCCTTGGCCTGCTCTCGGAAACCCCGTTCACGGGACCTTAGCCTACCACATCTGGCAAAAGGGGCTAGGGTTATGGTAGAGTTTTCTTTGGCGTTCTTGCGGGGTCCCCCGATCCCCCGGCAAGAACAGGGTGTATCGCTAAGGAGGGCCCTGGAAATGCAGCCCAAGACGTACGTGCCGGAAAAGATTGAACCCCGGTGGGTTCTCATTGACGCCGAGGGCAAGACCCTGGGGCGGCTCGCCACCCAGATCGCCACCCTCCTCCGGGGCAAGCATCGCCCCGACTGGACGCCCAACATGGCCATGGGCGACTTCGTGGTGGTGGTGAACGCCGACAAGATCCGCCTCACGGGCAAGAAGCTGAAGCAGAAGATCTACACCCGGTATAGCGGCTACCAGGGGGGGCTTAAGGAGATCCCCGCGGAGAAGATGCTGGCCACCCACCCCGAGAGGGTGCTGGAGCACGCGGTGAAGGGCATGCTCCCCAAGGGGCCCTTGGGCCGGAGGCTCTTTAGGCGCCTCAAGGTCTACGCCGGCCCCACCCA
This window encodes:
- a CDS encoding transposase family protein, whose translation is MTLREALSQVPDPRAHNRRYPLWGLLALVLLAFLSRVDSLRGVSRFARANPHLLPHLGLRKAPGHTALTQLLHRLDPQALAEALAKVFPGRELEGEKVLVADGKVLRGSGKGKSPQVRLVEAWALSLGRTLAQARAEGREDKALLELLERLGAEGLVGKVVVGDAGFLYPEVARQVRAKGGSTSWW
- a CDS encoding DUF815 domain-containing protein, yielding MGPMRLPRTPLDLLDLDLPRGEPWGYAFAQSLLQAPWAWRALRPTPGLLQLMGQDLEALSRELEERRRAYPLSDLGERPPHPAEEEALAALLARNPEALARVLQAHGPYPFALHRAFRFGGEVRPLPQPRLPREGELIGYEAQLQALEANARRFLSGKPALHTLLYGARGTGKSTAAKGLLRLPEARMVEVEPKALAHLESLLERLALLPHRFFLFLDDLSLDPEEEAFHHLKALLEGSLEGPPENVLLLATSNRRHLVRRTGENPLPGEDPQAWDALQDTLALSERFGLVLTFPPFDKGLFLRAVAHHLGRPLTPEEERKALRFALQKGFSGRVARQFAQSLL
- a CDS encoding CTP synthase encodes the protein MNGVSESRPRPRKYVFVTGGVVSSLGKGILTSSLGALFRARGYRVTAIKIDPYVNVDAGTMRPYEHGEVFVTADGAETDLDIGHYERFLDLDLSRGNNLTTGQIYLSVIQKERRGEYLSQTVQVIPHITDEIKERIRKVAGEQEAEVVVVEVGGTVGDMESLPFLEAIRQFRFDEGEANTFYIHLTLVPYLETSEEFKTKPTQHSVATLRSVGIQPDAVVLRSVKPVPEEVRKKVALFTNVRPGHVFSSPNVEHLYEVPLLLEEQGLGRAVERALGLEPVFPNLSFWQEAVRVLKHPERTVRIAIAGKYVKMPDAYLSLLEALKHAGIKNRARVEVKWVDAEALEGGDLEEAFRDVAGILVPGGFGVRGIEGKVRAAQYARERKIPYLGICLGLQIAVIEFARNVAGLSGANSTEFDPYTPHPVIDLMPEQLEVEGLGGTMRLGDWPMRIRPGTLLHRLYGKEEVLERHRHRYEVNPLYVDGLERAGLVISATTPGMRGRGAGLVEAIELKDHPFFLGLQSHPEFKSRPMRPSPPFAGFVEAALRYAGL
- the rplM gene encoding 50S ribosomal protein L13; the encoded protein is MQPKTYVPEKIEPRWVLIDAEGKTLGRLATQIATLLRGKHRPDWTPNMAMGDFVVVVNADKIRLTGKKLKQKIYTRYSGYQGGLKEIPAEKMLATHPERVLEHAVKGMLPKGPLGRRLFRRLKVYAGPTHPHQAQKPVKLEVK